From the genome of Halorussus caseinilyticus, one region includes:
- a CDS encoding RtcB family protein: MPDGHQGYGFPVGGVAGIDAEEGCISPGAVGYDINCLSGDSEVLLQDGRRREIAELASRFENESAVVAGEELTESQIRLYTETDDETVYEVETETGETVEATADHPFSTPEGMKELSELSEGDEIYTHPFEGVADEDPDEFVLLDESDFEEESQQLVRVLKERDVLPLKSTDSELAPLLKLVGFHTGDGAIGHGGQTWFYGEPADLRAIQDDIRRVGFKPSKIYSRERDHDIDGTEFTRTEHSVRSTSKAFQRLLVKLGAPEGRKVESDFTIPSYLDRLTNWQRALYLSAFFGAEMSAPSAMADKNLYCPKVSQNRTVENAEAGRRFLEKMADYLGELGIETNEIESFDTDSNRNHEMRRFRLGITNDSQNLVRFFTTVGYRYNREKRTKAVLATQYLKTKEKAIEKRERIAEKAVVLADGGTAVSEIKTQYDINGRFIERSVWSGRDGRPRPPADFPSFEEFCEATEVQENLTVKTTIDSISEAGSETVYDIGVEHDAHNFVANQFVVSNCGVRMMKTNLSYEDVRGREEELVDALFANVPSGLGGGGIVEGDIDAVDAILDRGMEWALEEGWAVEEDLAHCEDEGVRHDSNPAKVSQKAKDRGKNQIGSLGSGNHFLEVQRVTDTYLDDVADAYGLEEDQIVVLIHCGSRGLGHQVCTDYLRDIEKAHAGLLNQLPDKELAAAPAGSHLAEDYYDAMCACINFAWVNRQLIMHRVRQVFEKVFGRDWESMEMDLLYDVAHNIAKKETHTVEDGEERELYVHRKGATRAFPAGHEEVPGAYLDVGQPIIIPGSMGAGSYVLRGGEESMDLTFGSTAHGAGRTMSRTQAKKDYWGGDVQDELEQEHIYVKAQSGATVAEEAPGVYKDVDEVVRVSDALGIGDKVARTFPVCNIKG, from the coding sequence GAAATTGCTGAACTCGCCAGTCGTTTCGAGAACGAAAGCGCCGTCGTTGCGGGTGAAGAGCTAACCGAATCCCAGATTCGCCTGTACACAGAGACCGACGACGAGACCGTTTACGAAGTTGAGACGGAAACGGGTGAGACTGTCGAGGCGACCGCGGACCATCCCTTTTCCACTCCGGAAGGTATGAAAGAGCTTAGTGAGCTTTCGGAGGGCGACGAGATTTACACCCATCCTTTCGAGGGGGTTGCAGACGAAGACCCGGACGAGTTCGTCCTTCTCGACGAATCGGACTTCGAAGAAGAGAGCCAGCAACTCGTCCGCGTCTTGAAAGAGCGTGACGTTCTTCCCTTGAAGTCAACTGACTCCGAACTCGCGCCGCTTCTGAAATTAGTCGGCTTCCATACCGGTGACGGTGCTATCGGCCACGGTGGTCAGACGTGGTTCTACGGCGAACCAGCGGACCTCCGAGCGATTCAGGATGACATCCGACGGGTTGGATTCAAGCCGTCGAAAATCTACTCCCGTGAGCGAGACCACGACATCGACGGGACGGAGTTCACTCGAACGGAACACAGCGTTCGGTCCACTTCAAAAGCATTCCAGCGTCTTCTGGTGAAACTCGGCGCTCCCGAGGGGCGAAAAGTCGAGTCAGACTTTACTATCCCATCGTACCTCGACCGTCTCACGAACTGGCAACGCGCACTTTATCTCTCGGCATTCTTCGGTGCAGAGATGAGTGCCCCGTCAGCAATGGCCGACAAGAACCTCTACTGCCCGAAGGTTTCGCAGAACCGAACGGTAGAGAACGCCGAAGCGGGGCGACGATTCCTCGAAAAGATGGCCGACTACCTTGGTGAACTCGGAATTGAAACGAACGAAATCGAGTCGTTCGATACCGACTCGAACCGTAACCACGAGATGCGACGGTTCCGTCTCGGTATTACGAACGACTCACAGAACCTCGTTCGGTTCTTCACGACTGTCGGCTACCGATACAACCGAGAAAAGCGGACGAAAGCAGTCTTAGCAACGCAGTATCTCAAGACGAAAGAGAAAGCCATCGAAAAACGCGAGCGCATCGCCGAGAAAGCAGTCGTACTTGCGGATGGAGGTACAGCGGTTTCTGAAATCAAGACTCAGTACGACATTAACGGTCGCTTCATCGAGCGAAGCGTCTGGAGTGGTCGAGACGGACGACCACGACCACCCGCGGACTTCCCCAGTTTTGAGGAGTTCTGCGAAGCAACGGAGGTTCAAGAGAACCTAACGGTCAAAACGACTATCGACTCGATTTCCGAAGCGGGTTCCGAGACTGTCTACGACATTGGTGTCGAACACGATGCACACAACTTCGTCGCAAATCAGTTCGTCGTGTCTAATTGCGGCGTCAGGATGATGAAGACGAACCTCTCCTACGAGGACGTGCGGGGCCGCGAGGAGGAACTCGTGGACGCCCTCTTTGCGAACGTCCCGTCGGGTCTCGGCGGTGGCGGCATCGTGGAGGGCGACATCGACGCCGTGGACGCCATCCTCGACCGGGGGATGGAGTGGGCGCTCGAAGAAGGGTGGGCCGTCGAAGAAGACTTGGCCCACTGCGAGGACGAGGGCGTGCGCCACGATTCGAATCCCGCGAAGGTCTCCCAGAAGGCCAAGGACCGCGGGAAGAACCAAATCGGCAGTCTCGGGTCTGGCAACCACTTCCTCGAAGTTCAGCGCGTGACCGACACGTATCTGGACGACGTGGCCGACGCCTACGGACTCGAAGAGGACCAAATCGTCGTCCTCATCCACTGCGGGAGTCGCGGGTTGGGCCATCAGGTGTGTACCGACTACCTGCGGGACATCGAGAAGGCCCACGCGGGCCTGCTGAACCAGTTGCCCGACAAGGAACTCGCCGCCGCGCCCGCGGGGAGCCACCTCGCCGAGGACTACTACGACGCGATGTGCGCCTGCATCAACTTCGCGTGGGTGAACCGCCAACTCATCATGCACCGCGTCCGGCAGGTGTTCGAGAAGGTGTTCGGCCGCGACTGGGAGTCGATGGAAATGGACCTGCTCTACGACGTGGCCCACAACATCGCCAAGAAGGAGACCCACACCGTGGAAGACGGCGAAGAGAGGGAGTTGTACGTCCACCGGAAGGGGGCGACTCGCGCGTTCCCCGCGGGCCACGAGGAAGTTCCCGGCGCGTACCTCGACGTGGGTCAGCCGATCATCATTCCGGGGAGCATGGGCGCGGGAAGCTACGTTCTCCGGGGCGGCGAGGAGTCGATGGACCTCACCTTCGGTTCGACGGCCCACGGCGCTGGCCGGACGATGAGTCGCACGCAGGCCAAGAAGGACTACTGGGGCGGCGACGTGCAGGACGAACTCGAACAGGAACACATCTACGTCAAGGCCCAGAGCGGCGCGACGGTCGCCGAGGAAGCGCCGGGCGTCTACAAGGACGTGGACGAGGTGGTTCGGGTCTCAGACGCGCTGGGAATCGGCGACAAGGTGGCCCGGACGTTCCCGGTGTGCAACATCAAGGGGTGA